A single region of the Brienomyrus brachyistius isolate T26 chromosome 10, BBRACH_0.4, whole genome shotgun sequence genome encodes:
- the LOC125750551 gene encoding protocadherin alpha-C2-like isoform X1, producing the protein MARAGRCNSIKKYVPISIISVFLFCGLVSGQIRYSIPEELEEGAVVGDIVTDLGLDLRKISTRRIKINSESTKRYFSINHKNGKLYVNDRIDRETLCEFSSICILSLEVVLENPLDVYNVDVEVLDVNDNAPQFPRDEYQLDISESTLPAARFPVESAQDADDTSNSIRLYRLSPNEHFTLDSSKPSPGNKMIELVLKKPLDREQTPFHHVVLSAVDGGTPAKTGTAKINVRVLDANDNVPVFDTSVYKVKLLENSPKDTLVIKLNATDMDEGSNGEVYYSFSSYTPERVRQMFSIDPNSGEIRVRNHVDFEETNSYEMYVQAMDKGPSAVAVHCKVVVEVVDVNDNVPEIVLSSLSSPVREDARTDTVVALISVTDRDSGSNKLVNLEISPGLPFKIKSFRNYYTLVTSAFLDRETIASYNVTLSATDGGTPPLSSQKIVQVDVADVNDNSPRFEQTSYTVYVSENNTPGASLCTVRAQDADVNENARITYTVLNDNNHGIPVTSYVAIKADTGEAYALRAFDFETLREFHFQVKAQDGGVPPRSRVATVYVYVMDQNDHAPKIVSPLANGTRFTETVLKNVEAGHLVTKVAAYDADTGPNAWLLYSLEQVSEPDLFKVHEHTGEVRTIRKVVEDNSTFFNFIVLVRDHGVPPLSATITLNVAVLEVPPKLTPDPKKIIRPHSALLFSNVTLYLIVALSATTFVFLLTVVVLAIVRCHAYCTQPGSCSPCCVSQKAPTEGTAGGAGAAGGGSQPNNNVVLRRDLKVEPHYIEVRGNGSLTKTYCYKTCLTATSGSDTFMFYNTGVPGGTMGSERFFTGQSGQSQVFVRRLSMPDASIQPKPPSADWRYSASLRAGVKSSVHMEESSVLQGAHGVLVQNWPTVSSGSGDAEGGEVSPSVGAGMNTNSWHFRYGPGPGVPQHMKPGEVPEAFLIPGSGAIISIRPDQVDDKKDEAKKKKKKKKGKEKKEKGKDDTEQ; encoded by the exons ATGGCTCGGGCTGGGAGATGTAACAGCATAAAGAAGTATGTGCCTATTTCCATTATTTCcgtatttttattttgtggccTTGTATCTGGACAAATACGCTATTCGATTCCCGAGGAACTGGAGGAGGGCGCAGTGGTAGGAGATATTGTGACAGATTTGGGTCTAGATCTACGAAAGATCTCCACCCGACGGATTAAAATTAATTCGGAAAGCACAAAACGATATTTCAGCATCAATCATAAAAACGGAAAATTGTATGTTAACGACAGGATAGACAGGGAGACGCTATGCGAGTTTAGTAGCATTTGTATTTTGAGCCTGGAGGTGGTTCTGGAGAACCCTTTGGACGTGTACAATGTGGATGTGGAGGTGCTTGATGTAAATGATAACGCACCACAATTTCCAAGGGACGAGTACCAACTGGACATTTCAGAATCGACTTTACCGGCAGCTCGGTTCCCTGTTGAAAGCGCGCAAGATGCCGATGATACTTCCAATTCAATACGGCTTTACCGACTCAGTCCCAACGAGCATTTTACGCTGGACTCCAGCAAACCTTCTCCCGGTAATAAAATGATAGAGCTTGTTCTTAAAAAACCACTGGATCGTGAGCAGACCCCTTTTCATCATGTAGTCCTATCCGCCGTTGACGGGGGCACgcccgcaaaaactggcaccgCGAAAATAAACGTGCGTGTGCTGGATGCTAATGACAACGTCCCCGTGTTTGACACCTCAGTGTATAAAGTGAAGTTGCTGGAAAACTCGCCAAAGGACACATTAGTCATAAAATTAAATGCTACAGACATGGATGAGGGCTCCAATGGAGAAGTGTACTACTCCTTCAGCAGTTATACCCCAGAGAGGGTGAGGCAGATGTTCAGCATAGACCCTAATTCAGGTGAGATCAGAGTACGCAACCACGTGGATTTTGAGGAGACGAACTCCTATGAGATGTATGTCCAGGCCATGGACAAGGGCCCATCAGCTGTAGCTGTACACTGCAAGGTGGTTGTGGAAGTGGTTGATGTGAACGACAATGTGCCAGAAATCGTGTTGTCTTCGCTCTCCAGCCCCGTACGTGAAGATGCACGGACTGACACGGTGGTGGCACTGATCAGTGTAACAGATCGAGACTCGGGTTCCAACAAGCTGGTGAACCTGGAGATCTCTCCAGGCCTGCCGTTCAAGATTAAGTCCTTCAGGAACTACTACACCTTGGTTACATCGGCCTTCCTGGACCGTGAAACCATAGCTAGCTATAACGTAACGCTCAGTGCCACAGATGGTGGCACCCCTCCGCTCTCTTCTCAGAAGATCGTTCAGGTGGATGTGGCAGACGTGAATGACAACTCTCCGCGTTTCGAGCAGACATCTTACACCGTCTATGTATCAGAGAACAATACCCCCGGAGCCTCTCTCTGCACTGTCAGGGCCCAGGATGCAGATGTTAATGAGAATGCCCGCATCACCTACACTGTCCTTAATGACAACAACCACGGCATCCCCGTCACGTCATATGTGGCCATCAAGGCAGACACGGGGGAGGCCTACGCCCTGCGTGCCTTTGACTTCGAGACTCTGCGGGAGTTCCACTTCCAGGTGAAGGCTCAAGATGGGGGTGTCCCTCCACGCAGCCGCGTGGCAACCGTCTACGTCTACGTCATGGACCAGAATGATCACGCTCCCAAAATTGTCAGTCCGCTGGCCAATGGCACGCGATTCACTGAAACTGTGCTGAAGAACGTGGAGGCAGGACACCTAGTGACCAAGGTCGCGGCGTACGACGCTGACACCGGCCCCAATGCCTGGCTGCTCTATTCTCTTGAGCAGGTCAGCGAGCCGGACCTCTTCAAGGTGCACGAGCACACGGGCGAGGTTCGCACTATTCGCAAAGTGGTGGAGGACAACTCCACCTTCTTCAATTTCATAGTGCTGGTGCGCGATCACGGTGTGCCCCCACTCTCTGCTACCATCACTCTCAATGTAGCCGTGTTGGAGGTCCCGCCCAAGCTGACCCCTGACCCCAAGAAGATCATCCGGCCTCATAGTGCACTCTTGTTCTCCAACGTGACCTTGTACCTGATTGTGGCGCTCAGTGCAACTACGTTTGTGTTCCTCCTGACCGTGGTGGTCTTGGCTATCGTGCGCTGCCATGCCTATTGTACTCAGCCGGGATCCTGCTCCCCCTGCTGTGTTTCCCAGAAAGCCCCAACGGAGGGTACTGCTGGTGGTGCTGGAGCTGCTGGGGGTGGGTCGCAACCCAATAACAATGTTGTGTTGCGACGTGACCTCAAGGTGGAACCGCACTACATTGAGGTTCGGGGCAACGGCTCGCTGACTAAGACCTACTGCTACAAGACGTGCCTGACTGCCACCTCAGGCAGCGATACCTTCATGTTCTACAACACCGGGGTCCCTGGTGGCACCATGGGTTCCGAGCGGTTCTTCACCGGCCAGAGTGGCCAGAGCCAGGTGTTCGTCCGCAGACTCAGCATGCCCGATGCCTCCATCCAG CCAAAGCCTCCAAGTGCAGATTGGAGATACTCGGCCTCCTTAAGGGCGGGAGTGAAAAG TTCTGTCCACATGGAAGAGTCCTCAGTCCTGCAGGGAGCTCATGGTGTTCTGGTCCAGAACTGGCCCACTGTATCCAGCGGAAGTGGAG ATGCTGAGGGGGGTGAAGTGTCCCCTTCAGTTGGTGCCGGGATGAACACTAACAGCTGGCACTTCCGCTACGGTCCTGGCCCCGGTGTCCCCCAACACATGAAGCCTGGCGAGGTTCCTGAAGCCTTCCTCATCCCCGGGTCCGGCGCCATCATCTCCATTCGCCCGGACCAGGTGGACGACAAGAAGGATGAGgccaagaagaaaaagaagaagaagaagggcAAGGAAAAGAAGGAGAAAGGGAAAGATGATACAGAGCAGTAA